One genomic region from Streptomyces venezuelae encodes:
- a CDS encoding phosphoglyceromutase, which translates to MADAPYKLILLRHGESEWNEKNLFTGWVDVNLTAKGEKEATRGGELLKDAGLLPDVLHTSLQKRAIRTAQLALESADRHWIPVNRSWRLNERHYGALQGKDKAQTLAEFGEEQFMLWRRSYDTPPPALADDNEYSQAHDARYATIPPELRPQTECLKDVVERMLPYWYDNIVPDLLAGHTVLVAAHGNSLRALVKHLDGISDADIAGLNIPTGIPLSYELDENFKPLNPGGTYLDPDAAAAAIEAVKNQGKK; encoded by the coding sequence ATGGCCGACGCACCGTACAAGCTGATCCTCCTCCGCCACGGCGAGAGCGAGTGGAACGAGAAGAATCTGTTCACCGGTTGGGTGGACGTGAACCTCACCGCGAAGGGTGAGAAGGAGGCGACGCGCGGCGGAGAGCTGCTCAAGGACGCCGGCCTGCTCCCCGACGTGCTGCACACCTCCCTCCAGAAGCGCGCCATCCGCACGGCGCAGCTCGCCCTCGAGTCGGCTGACCGCCACTGGATCCCGGTCAACCGCTCGTGGCGCCTCAACGAGCGCCACTACGGCGCGCTCCAGGGCAAGGACAAGGCCCAGACGCTCGCCGAGTTCGGCGAGGAGCAGTTCATGCTGTGGCGCCGCTCCTACGACACCCCGCCGCCGGCGCTCGCCGACGACAACGAGTACTCGCAGGCGCACGACGCCCGCTACGCGACGATCCCGCCGGAGCTGCGCCCGCAGACCGAGTGCCTCAAGGACGTCGTCGAGCGGATGCTCCCGTACTGGTACGACAACATCGTCCCGGACCTCCTCGCCGGCCACACGGTCCTGGTCGCGGCCCACGGCAACAGCCTCCGCGCCCTGGTCAAGCACCTGGACGGCATCTCGGACGCGGACATCGCGGGCCTGAACATCCCGACGGGCATCCCCCTGTCGTACGAGCTCGACGAGAACTTCAAGCCCCTCAACCCGGGCGGCACGTACCTCGACCCGGACGCGGCGGCGGCGGCGATCGAGGCCGTGAAGAACCAGGGCAAGAAGTAG
- a CDS encoding MDR family MFS transporter, whose protein sequence is MSIDSLRRSAHATVSGFPPGFWWLWLSTLVNRTGAFVLTFLSLYLTQELGHSAWFAGLVVALHGLGGVAGSPLGGMLTDRWGRRPTMVAMHLAAAACAAALAVVTSAWAIATVVLLMGVAMQAVRPAINATIADTVPAHDVRRAYALNYWALNLGFAIASIGGGAAAFLGYRTLFVVEAFATTLCAVIVFLRLPETRPEARVDKQGAPVAEDKVSVLTVLRDAPFRRLVLLNLLVCLVFTAPWIGLPLTMAGQGLAPSSYGMVIAVNGIVIVGFQLLVNKLTDKRSPVLLLTLSSLLFALGTGATALAGSPVAFAATVIVWTVGEMIHVPTNAAATARLAPEHARGRYQGVMGMSWAVAGFVAPIAAGAIVGGPGPDFLWTATAAIGVAAAVGYYTRLRKALADEDTPTQQDAGTTEAVTVAEAVKAVKAVKAVHGGKAVKRQDAEAGDGASEQASVSA, encoded by the coding sequence ATGTCCATCGACTCGCTCAGACGATCAGCTCACGCGACGGTCTCCGGCTTCCCCCCGGGTTTCTGGTGGCTCTGGCTGTCGACGCTGGTCAACCGGACCGGGGCCTTCGTCCTCACGTTCCTCTCCCTCTACCTGACGCAGGAGCTCGGGCACTCCGCCTGGTTCGCCGGACTCGTCGTCGCCCTCCACGGCCTCGGCGGCGTCGCCGGCTCGCCGCTCGGCGGCATGCTCACCGACCGCTGGGGCCGCCGCCCCACCATGGTCGCGATGCACCTGGCCGCCGCCGCCTGCGCCGCCGCCCTCGCCGTCGTCACCAGCGCCTGGGCCATCGCCACCGTCGTCCTCCTCATGGGCGTCGCCATGCAGGCCGTCCGGCCGGCGATCAACGCCACGATCGCCGACACCGTCCCCGCCCACGACGTGCGCCGGGCGTACGCCCTCAACTACTGGGCCCTCAACCTCGGCTTCGCCATCGCCTCCATCGGCGGCGGCGCCGCGGCCTTCCTCGGCTACCGCACCCTCTTCGTCGTCGAAGCCTTCGCCACCACCCTGTGCGCCGTCATCGTCTTCCTGCGGCTCCCCGAGACCCGCCCCGAGGCCCGCGTCGACAAGCAGGGCGCGCCCGTCGCCGAGGACAAGGTCAGCGTGCTGACCGTGCTCCGCGACGCCCCCTTCCGGAGGCTCGTCCTTCTCAACCTGCTCGTCTGCCTCGTCTTCACCGCCCCCTGGATCGGCCTTCCCCTGACCATGGCGGGCCAGGGTCTGGCCCCGTCCTCCTACGGCATGGTCATCGCCGTCAACGGCATCGTGATCGTCGGCTTCCAGCTCCTCGTCAACAAGCTGACCGACAAGCGCTCCCCCGTCCTCCTGCTGACCCTCTCCTCCCTCCTCTTCGCCCTCGGCACCGGTGCCACCGCCCTCGCCGGCTCCCCCGTGGCCTTCGCCGCGACCGTGATCGTCTGGACCGTCGGCGAGATGATCCACGTCCCGACGAACGCCGCCGCCACCGCCCGGCTCGCCCCCGAGCACGCCCGCGGCCGCTATCAGGGCGTCATGGGCATGTCCTGGGCCGTCGCCGGGTTCGTCGCCCCCATCGCGGCCGGCGCGATCGTCGGCGGGCCCGGCCCCGATTTCCTGTGGACGGCGACCGCCGCCATCGGGGTCGCCGCCGCCGTCGGCTACTACACCCGGCTGCGGAAGGCCCTCGCGGACGAGGACACCCCCACGCAGCAGGACGCCGGCACCACCGAGGCCGTCACGGTCGCCGAGGCCGTGAAGGCGGTCAAGGCCGTCAAGGCCGTGCACGGCGGCAAGGCGGTCAAGAGGCAGGACGCCGAGGCCGGGGACGGCGCTTCGGAGCAGGCCTCCGTCAGCGCCTGA
- a CDS encoding MBL fold metallo-hydrolase: protein MNRESTESAESAENRQSLVLGDVEIIRVVEWKGPFGPARGIVPEAGAEVWKDNEEWLAPDHWAPESDSAVMALQSWVLRSGGRTILVDTGVGDGRERPHSPQFHRRRDDLLGRLERAGVRPEDVDVVVNTHLHADHVGWNTRAGEGDGEWVPAFPNAEYLVPAADDFHYGPANGYGNGLQEEDRIVYEDSVAPVHRAGQVRLWDGEHRVDGNLTLESAPGHTPGSAVLRLASGGDRAVFVGDLVHSPVQLLEPSCASCFCLDPGRAAVSRRRILERAADERELVVPAHFGGAGAVEVRREGEGFGLVRWAAYGTG from the coding sequence ATGAACAGGGAGAGCACGGAGAGCGCGGAGAGCGCGGAGAACCGGCAGAGCCTCGTCCTGGGAGACGTCGAGATCATCCGGGTCGTCGAGTGGAAGGGGCCGTTCGGTCCGGCCCGCGGCATCGTTCCGGAGGCCGGGGCCGAGGTGTGGAAGGACAACGAGGAGTGGCTGGCGCCGGACCACTGGGCGCCGGAGAGCGACAGCGCGGTCATGGCGCTGCAGAGCTGGGTGCTGCGCAGCGGTGGCCGGACGATCCTGGTCGACACCGGTGTGGGCGACGGGCGCGAGCGGCCGCACTCGCCGCAGTTCCACCGGCGGCGGGACGACCTCCTGGGCCGGCTGGAACGGGCCGGCGTCCGCCCCGAGGACGTCGACGTCGTCGTCAACACCCACCTGCACGCCGACCACGTCGGCTGGAACACCCGGGCCGGCGAGGGGGACGGGGAGTGGGTGCCGGCCTTCCCGAACGCCGAGTACCTCGTACCGGCCGCCGACGACTTCCACTACGGCCCGGCGAACGGCTACGGCAACGGCCTCCAGGAGGAGGACCGGATCGTCTACGAGGACAGCGTGGCGCCCGTCCACCGGGCCGGGCAGGTCAGGCTGTGGGACGGCGAGCACCGCGTCGACGGGAACCTGACCCTGGAGTCGGCGCCCGGCCACACGCCCGGCTCGGCGGTGCTGCGGCTGGCGTCCGGGGGAGACAGGGCGGTCTTCGTCGGCGACCTGGTGCACAGCCCCGTACAGCTTCTCGAACCGTCCTGCGCCAGCTGCTTCTGCCTCGACCCGGGCCGGGCGGCGGTGAGCCGCCGCCGGATCCTCGAACGGGCCGCCGACGAGCGGGAGCTGGTCGTCCCCGCGCACTTCGGCGGGGCAGGAGCCGTCGAAGTGCGCAGGGAGGGAGAGGGGTTCGGACTCGTGCGGTGGGCGGCGTACGGGACGGGGTGA
- a CDS encoding AraC family transcriptional regulator yields the protein MDVVSDAISAVRVGRPSSDRVRVGGDWCARLDPYDGAGFHVVLKGSCWLLPDGGEPVALGAGDAVLLPHGTGHVVADSPADAATVARAVPFARWADRTLPQPLLPAFDTRAREVEMLCGKYRLDRSHAHPLLAELPPLVHLPNRAGRHPELRAAVDLLGRELGGEPHERRPGSAVALPSLLDLLLVYMIRSWLAETTDGAWPGALGDPVTAAALRALHADPAAPWTNDLLAAEAGVSRPTLARRFSALIGRPPMAYLTWWRLTRGAALLRDTPDPLATVARRVGYGSPYAFSHAFRREFGTTPGRYRAARKEPVPVTGP from the coding sequence ATGGACGTGGTGAGCGACGCGATCTCCGCCGTACGCGTCGGGCGGCCCTCCTCCGACCGCGTACGGGTCGGCGGCGACTGGTGCGCCCGGCTGGACCCGTACGACGGGGCCGGGTTCCACGTCGTCCTGAAGGGCAGCTGCTGGCTCCTGCCCGACGGCGGCGAACCGGTCGCGCTCGGCGCGGGGGACGCCGTGCTGCTCCCGCACGGTACGGGGCACGTCGTCGCCGACTCGCCCGCAGACGCGGCGACCGTGGCGCGTGCCGTGCCGTTCGCCCGATGGGCCGACCGGACCCTGCCGCAGCCGCTCCTGCCCGCCTTCGACACGCGTGCGCGCGAGGTGGAGATGCTCTGCGGCAAGTACCGGCTCGACCGCAGCCACGCGCACCCGCTCCTCGCGGAGCTCCCCCCGCTCGTCCACCTCCCGAACCGCGCCGGCCGCCACCCCGAACTCCGTGCCGCCGTCGACCTGCTGGGCCGCGAGCTGGGCGGCGAGCCGCACGAGCGGCGGCCCGGTTCGGCCGTCGCGCTGCCCAGCCTGCTCGACCTGCTGCTCGTCTACATGATCCGTTCCTGGCTGGCCGAGACCACGGACGGAGCCTGGCCGGGCGCCCTCGGCGACCCGGTGACCGCCGCCGCCCTGCGGGCGCTGCACGCCGACCCGGCCGCCCCGTGGACCAACGACCTGCTCGCGGCCGAGGCGGGTGTCTCCCGGCCCACCCTGGCCCGCCGCTTCTCCGCGCTGATCGGCCGGCCCCCGATGGCGTACCTGACCTGGTGGCGGCTGACGCGCGGCGCCGCGCTGCTCCGGGACACCCCGGATCCGCTGGCCACGGTCGCCCGCCGGGTCGGCTACGGCTCGCCGTACGCCTTCTCGCACGCCTTCCGCCGGGAGTTCGGCACGACACCGGGCCGGTACCGGGCGGCGCGGAAGGAGCCGGTGCCCGTCACCGGTCCCTGA
- a CDS encoding glycosyl hydrolase family 28-related protein, producing the protein MALSRRQFVGGAVTVAGVATAGLGTTGFTPAPRPAGLWREFEAAPYTHPQIPYVGRAGAHAGARRAPRPRVVANAVTHGAAPDGSRDSAPAINRALAEAGERGGGTVLLPPGTYRIDDYLRIGHSGVVLRGAGSGRTTLLATRHLTELVGPYGSRYGGDKSSWSWAGGLVWLSPHARHASLVAAIRDRAWPFEGWTGNRRDEWTTLTALRPARRGDRSVTVEDPSGLARGQLVLLRLADDPGHTLLEHMAGGGPGPEAYTWDDKTKLTSYVPFEWPVRITGIAGRRVTLERPLPLDLRPEWDPRLVSGADPLTDSGVVGLTLEAPLLAQSPHLLDKGFNGVTFQCAYDCWAEDVVVRHVDNGFGLVAASACTLRRTRVEGRGSHHPYFCREGAHDNLVEDFRVAARTVPAPAGTQLHGINVEGLSSHNVWSRGVMETGTFDTHRGMPFANVRTGITVENDGRHGGDASAGPLYGARFAHWNVTVTNGRAGLVKLDTVAPYSATVGISEVREFDQIDVPDFAGELHARVEAYGSPESVRPRNLYEAQRALRDR; encoded by the coding sequence ATGGCACTCAGCAGAAGGCAGTTCGTCGGCGGCGCGGTGACCGTGGCGGGAGTCGCGACGGCCGGCCTCGGCACCACCGGGTTCACCCCGGCTCCCCGCCCCGCCGGCCTCTGGCGGGAGTTCGAGGCCGCCCCCTACACCCACCCGCAGATCCCTTACGTGGGCCGGGCCGGCGCCCACGCCGGCGCCCGCCGCGCACCTCGCCCGCGGGTCGTGGCGAACGCCGTCACCCACGGGGCGGCCCCCGACGGCTCGCGGGACTCCGCCCCCGCGATCAACCGTGCCCTGGCCGAGGCCGGGGAGCGCGGCGGCGGCACGGTGCTGCTGCCACCGGGCACGTACCGGATCGACGACTACCTGCGGATCGGACACAGCGGGGTCGTCCTGCGCGGCGCGGGCTCCGGCCGTACGACCCTGCTCGCGACCCGGCACCTCACCGAGCTCGTCGGCCCGTACGGCTCCCGCTACGGCGGCGACAAGTCCTCCTGGTCCTGGGCCGGCGGCCTCGTCTGGCTCTCCCCGCACGCCCGGCACGCCTCGCTCGTCGCCGCGATACGGGACCGCGCCTGGCCCTTCGAGGGCTGGACCGGCAACCGCCGCGACGAGTGGACCACGCTCACCGCCCTCCGCCCGGCCCGCCGGGGCGACCGCTCGGTGACCGTCGAGGACCCGTCCGGCCTGGCCCGGGGGCAGCTGGTCCTCCTCCGGCTCGCCGACGACCCCGGCCACACGCTCCTGGAGCACATGGCGGGCGGCGGGCCCGGCCCGGAGGCGTACACCTGGGACGACAAGACCAAGCTGACCTCGTACGTCCCCTTCGAGTGGCCCGTACGGATCACCGGGATCGCGGGCCGCCGCGTCACCCTCGAACGGCCCCTCCCGCTCGACCTCCGCCCCGAGTGGGACCCCCGACTCGTCTCGGGGGCGGACCCGCTCACCGACTCGGGGGTGGTCGGCCTGACCCTGGAGGCACCGCTGCTCGCGCAGTCCCCCCACCTCCTCGACAAGGGCTTCAACGGCGTCACCTTCCAGTGTGCGTACGACTGCTGGGCGGAGGACGTGGTCGTCCGGCACGTCGACAACGGCTTCGGGCTCGTCGCCGCCTCCGCCTGCACCCTGCGCCGCACGCGCGTCGAGGGGCGCGGCTCCCACCACCCGTACTTCTGCCGGGAGGGCGCGCACGACAACCTCGTCGAGGACTTCCGCGTCGCCGCCCGCACGGTCCCCGCCCCGGCGGGCACGCAGCTCCACGGCATCAACGTCGAGGGCCTGTCCAGCCACAACGTCTGGTCGCGCGGGGTCATGGAGACGGGCACCTTCGACACCCACCGGGGCATGCCCTTCGCGAACGTACGGACCGGGATCACCGTCGAGAACGACGGCCGGCACGGCGGCGACGCCTCCGCCGGACCGCTCTACGGCGCCCGGTTCGCCCACTGGAACGTGACGGTGACGAACGGCCGGGCGGGCCTCGTGAAGCTCGACACCGTCGCCCCGTACAGCGCCACGGTCGGCATCAGCGAGGTGCGCGAGTTCGATCAGATCGACGTCCCGGACTTCGCCGGCGAGCTGCACGCGCGCGTGGAGGCGTACGGAAGCCCGGAGTCGGTGCGTCCGCGGAATCTGTACGAGGCCCAGCGGGCACTCAGGGACCGGTGA
- a CDS encoding YbjN domain-containing protein, which translates to MAEDVRRIIEDTFNDAELDWESPEPGSYVVKLPGTRKLFTTLSLRAGRHSLSLNAFVIRHPDENESGVHRWLLERNLKLYGVSYAVDGLGDVYLAGKLPLSAVTPEELDRLLGSVLEAADGDFNTLLELGFASAIRREYEWRVSRGESTRNLDAFKNLTQKPTH; encoded by the coding sequence ATGGCTGAGGACGTTCGGCGGATCATCGAGGACACCTTCAACGACGCGGAGCTGGACTGGGAGTCCCCGGAGCCCGGCTCGTACGTCGTGAAGCTCCCGGGCACGCGCAAGCTGTTCACCACCCTGTCGCTCCGGGCGGGCCGCCACTCCCTCTCCCTCAACGCCTTCGTCATCCGGCACCCCGACGAGAACGAGTCGGGCGTCCACCGCTGGCTCCTGGAGCGCAACCTCAAGCTGTACGGGGTGAGTTACGCGGTCGACGGCCTCGGCGACGTCTACCTCGCCGGGAAGCTCCCGCTCTCCGCCGTCACGCCCGAGGAGCTGGACCGGCTGCTCGGCTCCGTCCTGGAGGCGGCGGACGGCGACTTCAACACGCTCCTGGAGCTGGGCTTCGCCTCGGCGATCCGGCGGGAGTACGAGTGGCGGGTCTCGCGCGGCGAGTCGACGCGGAACCTCGACGCGTTCAAGAACCTGACCCAGAAACCCACGCACTGA
- the mshA gene encoding D-inositol-3-phosphate glycosyltransferase, giving the protein MSQYVSRFAGTRHRHQAPTRLRLPGRNRTPRRVAMLSVHTSPLHQPGTGDAGGMNVYIVELAKRLAAIDIEVEIFTRATTGGLPPVVELTPGVLVRHVDAGPYEGLAKEELPAQLCAFTHGVMQAWAGHRPGHYDLVHSHYWLSGHVGWLAAERWGVPLVHAMHTMAKVKNAALAEGDTPEPAARVIGETQIVSAADRLIANTAEEADELARFYEADPGKIAVVHPGVNLDHFRPADGRAAARARLGLPQDAFIPVFAGRIQPLKAPDILLHAAARLLEQDPSLRSRMVVPVVGGPSGSGLAKPEGLQKLAARLGIADIVRFHPPVGQDRLADWFRAASVLVMPSYSESFGLVAIEAQAAGTPVVAAAVGGLPVAVRDDVTGFLVQGHDPADYARALGRFVADPALSDRMGAAAALHAGSFGWDTAASGTADVYTAAMHDHRVRENRRRVRSHHG; this is encoded by the coding sequence GTGAGCCAGTACGTGTCCCGGTTCGCCGGTACCCGGCACAGGCATCAGGCGCCGACCCGGCTCCGGCTCCCCGGCCGGAACCGCACCCCGCGCCGGGTGGCCATGCTCAGCGTCCACACCTCCCCCCTGCACCAGCCGGGCACGGGCGACGCGGGCGGCATGAACGTCTACATCGTCGAGCTGGCCAAGCGCCTCGCGGCCATCGACATCGAGGTGGAGATCTTCACCCGGGCCACCACCGGCGGCCTCCCCCCGGTCGTCGAGCTCACCCCCGGCGTCCTCGTCCGGCACGTCGACGCGGGCCCCTACGAGGGCCTGGCCAAGGAGGAGCTGCCGGCCCAGCTCTGCGCCTTCACGCACGGCGTCATGCAGGCGTGGGCGGGCCACCGGCCCGGCCACTACGACCTGGTCCACTCCCACTACTGGCTCTCCGGCCACGTCGGCTGGCTGGCCGCCGAGCGCTGGGGCGTCCCGCTCGTCCACGCGATGCACACCATGGCGAAGGTCAAGAACGCGGCGCTCGCCGAGGGCGACACCCCCGAGCCCGCCGCCCGCGTCATCGGCGAGACCCAGATCGTCTCCGCCGCCGACCGGCTCATCGCCAACACGGCCGAGGAGGCCGACGAGCTCGCCCGCTTCTACGAGGCGGACCCCGGCAAGATCGCGGTCGTCCACCCGGGCGTGAACCTCGACCACTTCCGCCCCGCCGACGGACGCGCCGCCGCCCGGGCGCGCCTCGGGCTCCCCCAGGACGCCTTCATCCCGGTCTTCGCCGGCCGCATCCAGCCCCTCAAGGCCCCGGACATCCTCCTGCACGCCGCCGCCCGGCTCCTGGAGCAGGACCCATCGCTGCGCTCGCGCATGGTCGTCCCCGTCGTCGGCGGCCCGAGCGGCAGCGGCCTGGCCAAGCCGGAGGGCCTGCAGAAGCTCGCCGCCCGGCTCGGGATCGCGGACATCGTGCGCTTCCACCCGCCGGTGGGACAGGACCGGCTCGCGGACTGGTTCCGCGCGGCCAGCGTCCTCGTCATGCCCTCGTACAGCGAGTCCTTCGGCCTGGTCGCCATCGAGGCGCAGGCGGCCGGCACCCCGGTCGTCGCGGCGGCGGTGGGCGGTCTGCCCGTCGCCGTGCGGGACGACGTGACCGGCTTCCTCGTCCAGGGGCACGACCCGGCGGACTACGCCCGCGCGCTCGGCCGCTTCGTCGCCGACCCGGCCCTCTCGGACCGGATGGGCGCGGCGGCGGCCCTGCACGCCGGGTCGTTCGGCTGGGACACGGCGGCCTCGGGCACGGCCGACGTGTACACGGCCGCCATGCACGACCACCGGGTCCGCGAGAACCGCCGTCGCGTACGCTCGCACCATGGCTGA
- a CDS encoding class I SAM-dependent methyltransferase, whose product MAPRTTRPVGTPTRGTTNPNRLRRMDRWIAAAHGPALRRSPEPPLAVDLGYGAAPWTAVELLARLRTAEPRTRLYGIEIEPARVEAARPYEHEGLSFLHGGFEVPVPGTVALIRAANVLRQYDEEQVAAVWARLCGRLAPGGLLVEGTCDEIGRRHVWVALDRSGPRTVTFATRLGSLERPSDLAERLPKALIHRNVPGEPVHAFLRDFDRAWAAAAPYASLGARQRWIRSVRELAADWPLTDGPRRWRQGEVTVRWEALAPRP is encoded by the coding sequence ATGGCCCCGCGCACCACCCGCCCCGTCGGCACCCCGACCCGCGGGACCACCAACCCGAACCGCCTGCGCCGCATGGACCGCTGGATCGCCGCCGCGCACGGCCCCGCCCTGCGCCGCTCCCCCGAACCGCCGCTCGCCGTCGACCTCGGGTACGGGGCCGCCCCCTGGACCGCCGTCGAACTCCTCGCCCGGCTGCGCACCGCCGAGCCCCGCACCCGGCTCTACGGCATCGAGATCGAGCCCGCCCGCGTCGAGGCCGCGAGGCCGTACGAGCACGAGGGCCTCTCCTTCCTGCACGGCGGCTTCGAAGTGCCGGTGCCCGGCACGGTCGCCCTGATCCGGGCGGCGAACGTGCTGCGCCAGTACGACGAGGAGCAGGTCGCTGCCGTGTGGGCCCGGCTGTGCGGGCGGCTCGCGCCCGGAGGGCTGCTCGTCGAGGGCACCTGCGACGAGATCGGACGGCGGCACGTGTGGGTGGCCCTCGACCGGAGCGGTCCGCGCACGGTGACCTTCGCGACCCGGCTCGGCTCCCTGGAGCGCCCCTCGGACCTGGCGGAGCGGCTCCCGAAGGCACTGATCCACCGCAACGTGCCGGGCGAGCCGGTGCACGCCTTCCTGCGGGACTTCGACCGGGCGTGGGCGGCGGCCGCCCCGTACGCCTCGCTCGGCGCGCGGCAGCGCTGGATCCGCTCCGTACGCGAACTGGCGGCGGACTGGCCGCTGACGGACGGTCCGCGGCGGTGGCGGCAGGGCGAAGTGACGGTGCGCTGGGAGGCACTGGCCCCGCGGCCCTGA
- a CDS encoding C40 family peptidase, which translates to MNRRRHTTAAITVICALAVLASPALTLQAAAAPFPPTPPTAPEKSLEEVRKEIDGLYRQAAVATDAYNLAEEKTKEQSAEIVRLARMIVEGREKVEDLKAKAGAAARAQYRNGGLPEGAQLVLTDDPQLFLDAAGRLKAGAKATTDLLGEMTRTQAELGVYAKDAGANWTKLEAHRVKQAQAKKEINDKIAAARKLESELAAEERERLRRLEEQEQYRAQTSWLDTGILGDLKTGATPEGKKAVEFATAQIGKPYVWGAEGPDSFDCSGLTQLAWAKAGAPIPRTSQEQWRLLPRVDVKDMRPGDLIVYFKDASHIGMYIGKGAMVHAPRPGRNVTIAGAGSMEILGVVRPG; encoded by the coding sequence GTGAACCGACGTCGCCACACCACCGCCGCGATCACCGTGATCTGCGCCCTGGCGGTACTGGCCTCACCGGCACTGACCCTCCAGGCCGCCGCCGCGCCGTTCCCCCCGACCCCTCCGACGGCCCCCGAGAAGAGCCTGGAGGAGGTACGCAAGGAGATAGACGGCCTGTACCGGCAGGCCGCCGTCGCCACCGACGCGTACAACCTCGCCGAGGAGAAGACCAAGGAGCAGTCCGCCGAGATCGTCCGGCTCGCCCGGATGATCGTCGAGGGCCGCGAGAAGGTCGAGGACCTCAAGGCCAAGGCGGGCGCCGCCGCGCGCGCCCAGTACCGCAACGGCGGGCTCCCGGAGGGCGCGCAGCTCGTCCTCACCGACGACCCGCAGCTCTTCCTCGACGCCGCGGGCCGCCTCAAGGCCGGTGCGAAGGCCACCACCGACCTCCTCGGCGAGATGACCCGCACCCAAGCCGAGTTGGGCGTCTACGCCAAGGACGCCGGCGCCAACTGGACCAAGCTGGAGGCCCACCGGGTCAAGCAGGCGCAGGCGAAGAAGGAGATCAACGACAAGATCGCCGCGGCCAGGAAGCTGGAGTCCGAGCTCGCCGCCGAGGAGCGCGAGCGACTGCGCCGCCTGGAGGAGCAGGAGCAGTACCGGGCCCAGACGAGCTGGCTCGACACCGGCATCCTCGGCGACCTCAAGACGGGGGCGACCCCGGAGGGCAAGAAGGCGGTCGAGTTCGCGACGGCGCAGATCGGCAAGCCGTACGTGTGGGGGGCGGAGGGACCGGACTCCTTCGACTGCTCCGGCCTGACCCAGCTCGCCTGGGCCAAGGCGGGCGCCCCGATCCCGCGCACCTCGCAGGAGCAGTGGCGGCTGCTGCCGCGTGTGGACGTCAAGGACATGCGCCCGGGCGACCTGATCGTCTACTTCAAGGACGCGAGCCACATCGGGATGTACATCGGCAAGGGCGCGATGGTGCACGCACCGCGCCCGGGCCGGAACGTGACCATCGCGGGCGCGGGCTCGATGGAGATCCTGGGAGTGGTCCGACCCGGCTAG
- a CDS encoding PP2C family protein-serine/threonine phosphatase translates to MPVSVPRQRIVSADAEPGDATAMDATAMTGTGTGTDRDRTDLTLLVVEDDPAGVLAVPELLDAADAAGTRVRIRTARNLTEAERLLTDDVHCVLVDLSLPGPRAAAGDDPLAPLRHILRLAPRHAVLALAASADAELAAEAVRVGAQDHLFREELDGRLLSRAIRYAVERKRADAVQVKLAESRLRAQENARLERGLLPTPLLEGSDLRFAAHYRPGRSRALLGGDFYDTVRTPDGTVHAMIGDVCGHGPDEAALGVELRIAWRALTFAGLCGDELLSTMQQVLEHERESDEIFATLCTVDIAPDGRRAGLCLAGHPSPLIARQGRAARLLPYEDGGPALGLLPRARWPRRQVELGGAWSLLMYTDGLIEGRSAGPGSPRLGQDGMVEMINRQLSEGLRGEELLEAAVTEVRALNGGELTDDVAVLALERDRARG, encoded by the coding sequence ATGCCCGTATCCGTACCGCGCCAGAGAATCGTCTCTGCTGATGCGGAACCCGGCGACGCCACCGCTATGGACGCCACCGCTATGACAGGCACAGGCACAGGAACCGACCGCGATCGCACCGATCTCACCCTTCTGGTCGTCGAGGACGACCCGGCGGGTGTCCTCGCCGTGCCCGAACTCCTGGACGCGGCGGACGCCGCCGGCACCCGCGTACGCATCCGTACCGCCCGCAACCTCACCGAGGCCGAGCGGCTCCTCACCGACGACGTCCACTGCGTCCTCGTCGACCTCTCCCTGCCCGGCCCCCGCGCCGCCGCCGGGGACGACCCGCTCGCCCCGCTGCGCCACATCCTGCGGCTCGCGCCGCGCCACGCCGTCCTCGCCCTCGCCGCCTCCGCCGACGCGGAGCTGGCGGCCGAGGCCGTACGGGTCGGGGCCCAGGACCACCTCTTCCGCGAGGAGCTCGACGGGCGGCTGCTCAGCCGGGCCATCCGGTACGCGGTCGAGCGCAAGCGCGCCGACGCCGTCCAGGTGAAGCTGGCCGAGTCCCGGCTGCGGGCCCAGGAGAACGCCCGCCTGGAGCGCGGCCTGCTCCCGACCCCGCTCCTGGAGGGCTCGGACCTGCGGTTCGCGGCCCACTACCGCCCCGGCCGCTCCCGCGCGCTCCTCGGCGGCGACTTCTACGACACCGTGCGCACGCCCGACGGCACCGTCCACGCCATGATCGGCGACGTCTGCGGGCACGGTCCCGACGAGGCGGCCCTCGGCGTCGAGCTGCGGATCGCGTGGCGGGCGCTGACCTTCGCGGGGCTGTGCGGGGACGAGCTGCTCTCGACGATGCAGCAGGTCCTGGAGCACGAGCGGGAGAGCGACGAGATCTTCGCGACCCTCTGCACCGTCGACATCGCACCCGACGGCCGCCGGGCGGGCCTCTGCCTCGCCGGCCACCCGTCACCGCTGATCGCCCGGCAGGGACGGGCGGCCCGGCTGCTCCCGTACGAGGACGGCGGCCCGGCCCTGGGGCTGCTGCCGCGCGCCCGCTGGCCGCGGCGTCAGGTGGAGCTGGGCGGGGCGTGGAGCCTGCTCATGTACACGGACGGGCTGATCGAGGGCCGCTCGGCCGGCCCCGGCTCGCCGCGGCTCGGGCAGGACGGGATGGTCGAGATGATCAACCGGCAGCTGTCCGAGGGCCTTCGGGGCGAGGAGCTCCTGGAGGCGGCGGTGACCGAGGTGCGGGCGCTGAACGGCGGCGAGCTGACGGACGACGTCGCCGTCCTGGCCCTGGAAAGGGACAGGGCCCGGGGATAG